The genomic interval GCCGAACTGGAATGGCCAATTGACATTGCCATTACCTTAATCTGGGTAGTATTTGGATGGAACATGCTCGGAACGATTATCAAGCGCCGGGAGAAACACATGTATGTGGCCATCTGGTTTTATATCGCCACTCTGGTTACTGTAGCCGTGCTGCACATAGTAAACTCTTTCGAGCTGCCACTGCATGGATTAAAAAGCTATTCTTTCTATGCCGGTGTTCAGGATGCTCTGGTGCAATGGTGGTATGGTCATAATGCAGTCGCGTTCTTCCTGACTACGCCTTACTTAGGGTTGATGTATTACTTCCTTCCTAAAGCGGCTAATCGCCCGGTATATTCTTATAAATTATCTATTGTACACTTCTGGGCGCTCATTTTTATCTATATCTGGGCTGGTCCGCACCACTTATTGTATACTTCCCTGCCAGACTGGGCACAGGCCATGGGAACTGCGTTCTCAATTATGTTACTTGCCCCTTCCTGGGGTGGTATGATAAATGGGTTACTTACTTTGAGAGGCGCATGGGATAGGGTACGTGAAGAACCAGTATTGAAATTTATGGTAGTGGCCATTACAGCCTATGGGATGGCCGTGTTTGAAGGTCCGATGCTTTCGCTGAAAAATGTAAATGCCATTGGCCACTTTACCGACTGGATTGTAGCTCACGTACACGTGGGTGCCCTGGGATGGAATGGCTTTCTGACTTTCGGTATGCTCTACTGGTTAATCCCTCAAATGTGGAAAACCTCTCTGTATTCTAAAAAATTAGCCAACCTACACTTCTGGCTGGGAACCCTGGGTATCTTATTCTATGCACTTCCTTTATACTGGGCAGGTATTACTCAGAGTTTGATGTGGAAAGAGTTTACACCTGAAGGGTTTTTGAAATACCCCAACTTCCTGGAAACAGTTCAGCAGATTCTCCCCATGTATATGACCCGTGCTGTGGGTGGCATGTTATACCTGAGTGGGGTGTTCGTAATGGTGTATAACTTATTTAAAACTGCTGCACAAGGAACATTCGTTGCCAACGAAGCTGCTGAAGCACCAGCCTTGGCCAAAGAAACCAGCGAACACAAAGAATACTGGCACAGAGTACTCGAGAAAAAACCAGTGGTATTCACTGTATTGGCTACGGTTGCCATATTGATCGGTGGTATTTTCGAACTGATTCCTACATTCCTGATCAAATCTAATGTGCCTACCATTTCAGCAGTGAAACCTTATACACCCCTTGAATTGCACGGAAGGGATCTTTATATCAAAGAAGGTTGTGTAAACTGCCACTCTCAAATGGTGCGGCCATTCCGCTCCGAAACTGAACGCTACGGCGAGTATTCCAAAGCTGGCGAGTTTGTATACGACCATCCATTTCTGTGGGGCTCTAAACGTACCGGTCCGGATTTGCAGCGCTTAGGTCAGAAGTATCCCGATAGCTGGCACTACCACCACATGCTCGATCCAAGCTCGATGTCTCCAGGTTCTATTATGCCGCCTTATCCCTGGTTACTTGAACAGTCTTACGATAAATCTTTAACACCAGATATGATTACGGTTATGAGAAAATTAGGTGTGCCCTATGAAGATGGATATGAAAAGCAGGCCAACGCCGATGTAGAAAAGCAAGCCGACCAGATTGTTCAGCGCCTGAAAGATGCTGGTATCGCTACCAAATCTGATAAGGAAATCGTAGCCCTGATCGCTTACCTGCAACGCCTGGGTACTGATATCAAAGTGAAAAAAGAAATGATTGTAACGACAGAATAGGTGAATGAGCAATTGAGTAATTAATAGTTAAGTAAAAATTCATACTCATTCACTCCATCTCGCAATCACCCAGTCACACAAATAACCAACAACGATTACGAACATGTTTAAATATTATTTTGAGCGCATCCAGGATATTGAAATTTTTCCGGTGATATCCCTGCTCATATTCGTCCTCTTCTTCATTGCGTTACTCATCTGGGTAATGAAAGCCGACAAGCAGTACATCCGGTCTATGGAGCACCTGCCGCTGGAAGAAGAAAAACCTGGTAAAGAAAATTCTATCAATTAAAAGCCATGAACGCATTCCGCATTTCAACATTCAAAAAGAAAGCTTTGGCAGGTTTAATCCTGATGTTCTTCTTGAGCCAGGGACTTTCTGCCCAAGGACAATATGCTGCTGATACACAAACCATACAACTGTATGTAGTGGCTGTCATGCTCATATTTGTGTGTGTTGCTGTATTGATTACAGCCATTTACACTTTGCAGGTCATGCAGTTTCTCCTGGTGAAAGATTCGCCGGAAACCGCTATAGTTCAGGAAAGTTTATGGAGCCGTATCTACAAACGCTATATTGCAGGTGATATGACTCCTGTTGACCCAGAGAAGGAAAAAGCGATTGCCCTCAGTCACAGCTACGATGGCATAGTGGAATTGGATAACTACATGCCGCCCTGGTTGAAATACATTTTTTATGGTACCATCGCTTTTGCCATTATTTACCTGGTTAACTTCTTTTCTCTGGGCCTGGTACAAACCAGCGAACAGGAATATATGGCGGAAGTGCAACAAGCTGAGATACAAATAGCTGAATACCGCAAAGCAAACGCAGCCGCTATTGATGAAAATACGGCTAAAGTGGTAAAAGAAGAAGCATTACTGGCTCAGGCAAAATCTATTTATGAACAAAACTGTAAAGCTTGTCATGGGGGCGCTGGTGAAGGTGGCGTAGGCCCGAACCTGACAGATGAGTACTGGATTCATGGCGGAGATGTAAAAGGAGTGTTCAAGACCATTAAATATGGCATACCACAGAAAGGGATGATCGCCTGGCAACAAAAACTGAAGCCAGATGAAATTCAAAGTGTAGCCAGCTATATTCTTTCTCTGCAAGGAACAAATCCAGCCAATGCCAAAGAACCACAAGGGGAGAAATTAACAAGTGCAACTAATACATCTGGACCTGCAACTCTTTCTGTAACTGATTAATTAGTCAGAATTAAGATTCTTGGGATAATTAAGATTTCAGGATGATGGGTTAAGTAAGCTTAACCATTTCAATAAGAAACTACAGTAAAATCCTGCAATCTTTTAATAAAATAAATCCTAATTCTGGACCGATAAAATACCGCTATGCAAGCCTTCGCTGAACAAGAAAACAAAGAAACCTTCCGGAATCATCTTTCTACGGTAGATGAAACCGGAAAACGGGTATGGGTATATCCTAAAAAGCCTAAAGGCAATTGGCATCAGGCACGGGTAATAGTAGCCATTATTCTGCTTACCTGCTTGTTTGGAATTCCTTTTATCCAGGTGGATGGCTTGCCTTTCTTTCTGTGCAATATTTTCGAACGCAAATTTGTACTGTTTGGCTATCCGTTTTTTCCGCAGGATTTTTACCTGTTCGGATTGGCTATGATCACCTTTTTTGTATTTATAATTCTGTTTACGGTGGTATTTGGCAGAGTATGGTGTGGTTGGGCTTGTCCGCAAACCATTTTTATGGAAATGGTTTTCCGCAAAATTGAATACTGGATTGAAGGCGATGCCAACCAGCAGAAAATACTCGATAAAGCTCCGTGGACAGCGGATAAACTATTTAAGAAATCTGCTAAACACCTGATCTTCCTGCTGATTTCTGTATTGATTGCCCATACTCTGATGGCGTATATAATTGGTTTGGAAGAGGTTAAATTAATTGTAACTCAGTCTCCGGCAGAGAACCCGGCAGGATTTGTTGGCCTGGTGGCTTTTACCGGAATATTTTACCTGGTATTTGCCCGCTTACGTGAACAAGCCTGTACGGTGGTTTGTCCATATGGCAGGTTACAAGGGGTGTTGTTAACCAGAGAGAGTATTGTAGTAGCCTATGATTTTGTACGGGGCGAACCAAGAGGAAAAAAGAAAAAAGCCGGTAAAGAAGTAAAACAGATTCCTACGGAAGATGTACATGCAGATTGCAGCGGAAAATGTACTGGTTGTACTTTACAGCATACTGCTGTTGAGAAAATAGGTACACTGGCAGATATTGCCTCTGTAACAGAAAGACCTATGCAGTTACAGGACTTAATGAAGCAAGGTGATTGTATTGATTGTAAACTTTGCGTACAGGTTTGTCCGACAGGTATAGATATTCGCAATGGTACCCAACTGGAATGCATCAACTGTACGGCTTGTATGGATGCCTGCGATGAAGTGATGGAGAAAATAGGAAAACCTAAAGGACTGATCCGTTTTGATTCACACAAAGGCATTACTGATAAGGTAAAGCTGAAATTCACTCCCAGAATAGCTGCCTATGCCGCCGTATTGATGCTGTTAATTGGGTTGCAGGGTTTTATGATCACTACCAGAAGCCAGATGGAAGCAACTTTTCTGAGGGTTCCTGGAATGTTATATCAGGAGCAAGCAGAAAACAAGATCAGCAACCTGTATAATGTGCAGCTGGTAAATAAAACCAATCATGCTATGCCGGTTACACTGAAATTACTGGGTGATCATTTAGGAGACATAAAAGTAGTGGGCAAACAGATTATGATTCCCGAAAGTGCATCTGCGGAGGTAGTTTGCTTTATAGAACTGCCCAAAAGTGAAATTCATTCTGTTAAAACAACGCTGGAAATAGGAATTTACTCGAATGGCACTTTATTGAAGCGAATCAAAACCAGCTTTGTCGGGCCTGTTCAATAATACAAAACTATGAAAAGTAATATAGGCGAAACAGACAGAATAGTAAGAGTCTTTCTAGGCTTAACAATCATTGGTATAGGCTTGTCTGTGCAGAACTGGTTAGGGTTGATTGGGATGATTTCACTGGCAACTGCCTTGATCGGTAAATGCCCTTTGTATGTGCCATTTGGCATTTCAACAATTGAATCAAGAGATACTTCTGGCGGTGCCGCACTGCCAGGTCAAAGAAAATCATAATGCGAAAAGTGTATATTATGGAGGCTGCTGCCATTGGTAGCAGTTTCCATCCCAAGTTTAAATTTAAATAATAGTCAATAATTAAAACAGTAATAAAATGAGCTGGGGAACGAAAATAGCATTTATCTACGGAGGCTTTGTTGCTTTTATAATAGGGATGGTAACGCTATGTATCAAACAAGATGATATTCATCTGGTAAGTAAAGAATACTATAAAGAAGAGATTGCCTACCAGGAACAGATTAATAAACTTACTAATACCCAACAGTTACAGGGGCAAATGGGCTTTCAATATGAAGGAAGCAAACAGATGGTAGAATTCTTTTTTCCTAAATCTTTGCTGGATACCAAGGGTGAGATCCTGTTTTTCCGTCCGTCTGATGCCAGGAAGGATGTGAAAATAGATATTCAAATGGATGAAAACGGACGTCAGGTAGTACCAGTTGCCAACCTGGACAAAGGATTATGGAAAGTAAAAGTGAAGTGGTCGTCAAATGACAAAGAATATTTCAGTGAAGAGACATTAATTATTCAATAGCCGACAGGCTACAGCTTATGGTCTACAAAATTTTAGAGTAGATTTTTCACTGTGAGCTGTAGTCTGTCAGCTAAAAATTTATACATACACTATGTTG from Rhodocytophaga rosea carries:
- a CDS encoding cbb3-type cytochrome c oxidase N-terminal domain-containing protein encodes the protein MNAFRISTFKKKALAGLILMFFLSQGLSAQGQYAADTQTIQLYVVAVMLIFVCVAVLITAIYTLQVMQFLLVKDSPETAIVQESLWSRIYKRYIAGDMTPVDPEKEKAIALSHSYDGIVELDNYMPPWLKYIFYGTIAFAIIYLVNFFSLGLVQTSEQEYMAEVQQAEIQIAEYRKANAAAIDENTAKVVKEEALLAQAKSIYEQNCKACHGGAGEGGVGPNLTDEYWIHGGDVKGVFKTIKYGIPQKGMIAWQQKLKPDEIQSVASYILSLQGTNPANAKEPQGEKLTSATNTSGPATLSVTD
- a CDS encoding YgaP family membrane protein, yielding MKSNIGETDRIVRVFLGLTIIGIGLSVQNWLGLIGMISLATALIGKCPLYVPFGISTIESRDTSGGAALPGQRKS
- the ccoN gene encoding cytochrome-c oxidase, cbb3-type subunit I, producing MELEKFSYDNKIVKYFAIATVVWGVVGMSVGLLAALQMVFPILNFDLQYTSFGRIRPLHTNAVIFAFVGNGIFAGVYYSLQRLLKARMFSDTLSWINFWGWQLIILSAAITLPLGYTTSKEYAELEWPIDIAITLIWVVFGWNMLGTIIKRREKHMYVAIWFYIATLVTVAVLHIVNSFELPLHGLKSYSFYAGVQDALVQWWYGHNAVAFFLTTPYLGLMYYFLPKAANRPVYSYKLSIVHFWALIFIYIWAGPHHLLYTSLPDWAQAMGTAFSIMLLAPSWGGMINGLLTLRGAWDRVREEPVLKFMVVAITAYGMAVFEGPMLSLKNVNAIGHFTDWIVAHVHVGALGWNGFLTFGMLYWLIPQMWKTSLYSKKLANLHFWLGTLGILFYALPLYWAGITQSLMWKEFTPEGFLKYPNFLETVQQILPMYMTRAVGGMLYLSGVFVMVYNLFKTAAQGTFVANEAAEAPALAKETSEHKEYWHRVLEKKPVVFTVLATVAILIGGIFELIPTFLIKSNVPTISAVKPYTPLELHGRDLYIKEGCVNCHSQMVRPFRSETERYGEYSKAGEFVYDHPFLWGSKRTGPDLQRLGQKYPDSWHYHHMLDPSSMSPGSIMPPYPWLLEQSYDKSLTPDMITVMRKLGVPYEDGYEKQANADVEKQADQIVQRLKDAGIATKSDKEIVALIAYLQRLGTDIKVKKEMIVTTE
- a CDS encoding cytochrome C oxidase Cbb3, whose amino-acid sequence is MFKYYFERIQDIEIFPVISLLIFVLFFIALLIWVMKADKQYIRSMEHLPLEEEKPGKENSIN
- a CDS encoding FixH family protein codes for the protein MSWGTKIAFIYGGFVAFIIGMVTLCIKQDDIHLVSKEYYKEEIAYQEQINKLTNTQQLQGQMGFQYEGSKQMVEFFFPKSLLDTKGEILFFRPSDARKDVKIDIQMDENGRQVVPVANLDKGLWKVKVKWSSNDKEYFSEETLIIQ
- a CDS encoding 4Fe-4S dicluster domain-containing protein, which translates into the protein MQAFAEQENKETFRNHLSTVDETGKRVWVYPKKPKGNWHQARVIVAIILLTCLFGIPFIQVDGLPFFLCNIFERKFVLFGYPFFPQDFYLFGLAMITFFVFIILFTVVFGRVWCGWACPQTIFMEMVFRKIEYWIEGDANQQKILDKAPWTADKLFKKSAKHLIFLLISVLIAHTLMAYIIGLEEVKLIVTQSPAENPAGFVGLVAFTGIFYLVFARLREQACTVVCPYGRLQGVLLTRESIVVAYDFVRGEPRGKKKKAGKEVKQIPTEDVHADCSGKCTGCTLQHTAVEKIGTLADIASVTERPMQLQDLMKQGDCIDCKLCVQVCPTGIDIRNGTQLECINCTACMDACDEVMEKIGKPKGLIRFDSHKGITDKVKLKFTPRIAAYAAVLMLLIGLQGFMITTRSQMEATFLRVPGMLYQEQAENKISNLYNVQLVNKTNHAMPVTLKLLGDHLGDIKVVGKQIMIPESASAEVVCFIELPKSEIHSVKTTLEIGIYSNGTLLKRIKTSFVGPVQ